The following coding sequences lie in one Arabidopsis thaliana chromosome 3, partial sequence genomic window:
- the EDA7 gene encoding embryo sac development arrest 7 (embryo sac development arrest 7 (EDA7); FUNCTIONS IN: molecular_function unknown; INVOLVED IN: megagametogenesis; LOCATED IN: nucleolus, CUL4 RING ubiquitin ligase complex; EXPRESSED IN: 21 plant structures; EXPRESSED DURING: 12 growth stages; CONTAINS InterPro DOMAIN/s: WD40 repeat-like-containing domain (InterPro:IPR011046), NUC153 (InterPro:IPR012580), WD40 repeat (InterPro:IPR001680), WD40/YVTN repeat-like-containing domain (InterPro:IPR015943); Has 30201 Blast hits to 17322 proteins in 780 species: Archae - 12; Bacteria - 1396; Metazoa - 17338; Fungi - 3422; Plants - 5037; Viruses - 0; Other Eukaryotes - 2996 (source: NCBI BLink).) → MTSYGDRLKSTSINGVKLYNVSSAPNVPTWLNPKKQRALRKNPHYMQRVELIQELKFETATTRIKATPDGEYLIASGIYPPQVKVYELNQLALKFERHLDSEIVDFEILDDDFSKLAFLCADRSINLHAKYGKHHTLRIPRMGRDMTYDSWSCDLLCAASSPDLYRINLEQGRFLSPLSTQSPALNVVSRSNLHGLVACGGEDGAVEFFDMRMKSSAARINAVTHGGDAAAEVTAIEFDDSEGLQVAVGSSAGKVFIYDLRTSTPIRVKDHMYESPILNIKWQRTLNTQQPKLITTDKHIVRIWDPNTGEGMTSIEPTQGGINDICVFRGSGLMLLALDSSLIPSYFIPELGPAPKWCSPLENLTEELEESAQTTIYDNYKFLAMEDLEKLQLTHLIGTDLLKASMHGYFINYHLYKKALAVIEPFAFDDYLERRKQEKLEEQRTQRITKKRRLPKVNRDLAARLHGDESEEENKTAEDGEATKKVLKKKKPILTDEHFVDGRFGSMFQNPDFQIDKDSYEYGVLHPVASSKKQPSLLDEHFEAVSDDDENSDSDASQPSDDEADDGDATRPSKKARTPKLYEVKDERHAAAYHNRTSLAKEDSLPMGERVKAIENRRGNFGGSKDIKFGPGGSREFSFKARGSSKYKEDRDDEYEDGQRNKRRGVQSLGLKSTNIRGGFRGRGGGGFRGRGGGGSRGKGGRGGGRGRGRQ, encoded by the exons ATGACGTCTTATGGAGATAGACTGAAGTCGACCTCCATTAATGGAGTTAAGTTATACAATGTTTCTTCTGCTCCCAATGTTCCTACTTGGCTTAATCCTAAGAAGCAACGAGCTCTCCGCAAAAACCCTC ATTATATGCAAAGAGTGGAGCTGATTCAGGAGTTGAAGTTTGAGACTGCCACTACTAGAATCAAAGCGACTCCAGACGGAGAGTATCTGATTGCTTCAG GCATATATCCACCACAGGTAAAAGTTTATGAGCTAAATCAGCTTGCTTTGAAGTTTGAGAGGCATTTGGACTCGGAAATAGTTGATTTCGAG ATATTGGATGATGACTTCTCAAAGCTTGCCTTCTTATGTGCTGATCGTTCTATTAATTTACACGCCAAATACGGGAAACACCACACTTTACGAATTCCAAG GATGGGGAGAGATATGACATATGATTCCTGGTCTTGTGATCTTCTTTGCGCTGCTTCCTCACCTGATCTATATAGAATCAATTTGGAGCAG GGAAgatttctttctcctctcaGCACTCAATCCCCAGCGCTTAATGTCGTTTCTCGAAG CAACCTCCATGGATTAGTTGCTTGTGGTGGTGAGGATGGTGCTGTGGAATTTTTTGATATGAGAATGAAATCATCTGCTGCTAGAATTAACGCGGTCACACATGGTGGTGATGCTGCTGCG GAGGTTACTGCTATAGAGTTTGATGACAGTGAAGGTCTTCAAGTAGCTGTCGGGAGTAGCGCGGGAAAG GTATTCATATACGACTTGCGTACTTCAACTCCCATAAGAGTGAAGGATCACAT GTACGAGAGCccaattttgaatattaagtGGCAACGGACTCTTAATACTCAACAACCTAAGTTGATTACTACCGACAAACACATTGTTAGAATATGGGATCCAAACACG GGAGAAGGTATGACCAGCATTGAACCGACTCAAGGAGGAATAAACGACATTTGTGTGTTCCGTGGAAGCGGACTTATGCTTCTTGCTTTAGACTCTAGCCTAATCCCATCTTACTTCATACCTGAACTCGGTCCTGCCCCCAAATGGTGTTCTCCTCTTGAAAATCTAACG GAAGAGTTGGAGGAAAGTGCACAGACAACTATTTATgataattacaaatttttgGCAATGGAAGATCTGGAGAAGTTGCAGCTAACTCATTTGATTGGAACAGATCTTTTGAAAGCATCTATGCAtggatattttattaattaccATTTGTACAAAAAG GCTTTAGCAGTGATTGAACCTTTTGCATTTGATGATTACTTAGAACGTAGGAAGCAAGAGAAGTTAGAAGAGCAGCGTACGCAGAGAATCACA AAAAAGAGACGGTTGCCAAAGGTTAACCGAGACCTTGCAGCAAGGCTTCATGGGGACGAATCAGAggaggaaaataaaactgCCGAGGATGGGGAGGCCACCAAGAAAGTgctgaaaaagaagaaacccatACTTACTGACGAGCATTTCGTAGATGGTCGGTTTGGTTCGATGTTCCAAAATCCG GACTTCCAAATTGATAAGGACTCATATGAATATGGTGTCCTACACCCTGTTGCTTCTTCGAAGAAGCAACCTTCTCTGTTAGATGAACACTTTGAAGCTGTATCAGATGATGACGAGAACAGTGATTCTGATGCATCACAGCCTTCAGATGACGAGGCCGACGATGGAGACGCAACTAGGCCAAGCAAGAAAGCGAGAACTCCGAA GTTGTATGAAGTGAAAGATGAGCGGCATGCCGCAGCTTATCACAACCGCACTTCACTGGCTAAAGAAGATAGTCTTCCTATGGGCGAGCGTGTCAAGGCTATAGAGAACCGGCGTGGCAACTTTGGAGGCTCGAAAGATATCAAATTCGGTCCTGGAGGATCACGGGAGTTTTCTTTCAAGGCGAGAGGGTCATCAAAGTACAAAGAAGATAGAGACGATGAGTATGAAGATGGGCAAAGAAACAAGAGGAGAGGAGTTCAGTCTCTTGGACTGAAATCAACAAATATTAGAGGCGGTTTCAGAGGTAGAGGAGGTGGTGGTTTTAGAGGGAGAGGAGGCGGCGGTTCCCGGGGAAAAGGTGGCCGTGGTGGTGGGCGTGGAAGAGGCCGGCAATGA
- the EDA7 gene encoding embryo sac development arrest 7 — protein MTSYGDRLKSTSINGVKLYNVSSAPNVPTWLNPKKQRALRKNPHYMQRVELIQELKFETATTRIKATPDGEYLIASGIYPPQVKVYELNQLALKFERHLDSEIVDFEILDDDFSKLAFLCADRSINLHAKYGKHHTLRIPRMGRDMTYDSWSCDLLCAASSPDLYRINLEQGRFLSPLSTQSPALNVVSRSNLHGLVACGGEDGAVEFFDMRMKSSAARINAVTHGGDAAAEVTAIEFDDSEGLQVAVGSSAGKVFIYDLRTSTPIRVKDHMYESPILNIKWQRTLNTQQPKLITTDKHIVRIWDPNTGEGMTSIEPTQGGINDICVFRGSGLMLLALDSSLIPSYFIPELGPAPKWCSPLENLTEELEESAQTTIYDNYKFLAMEDLEKLQLTHLIGTDLLKASMHGYFINYHLYKKALAVIEPFAFDDYLERRKQEKLEEQRTQRITKKRRLPKVNRDLAARLHGDESEEENKTAEDGEATKKVLKKKKPILTDEHFVDGRFGSMFQNPDFQIDKDSYEYGVLHPVASSKKQPSLLDEHFEAVSDDDENSDSDASQPSDDEADDGDATRPSKKARTPKLVSFDCIPGSTFDTFYLDSFVF, from the exons ATGACGTCTTATGGAGATAGACTGAAGTCGACCTCCATTAATGGAGTTAAGTTATACAATGTTTCTTCTGCTCCCAATGTTCCTACTTGGCTTAATCCTAAGAAGCAACGAGCTCTCCGCAAAAACCCTC ATTATATGCAAAGAGTGGAGCTGATTCAGGAGTTGAAGTTTGAGACTGCCACTACTAGAATCAAAGCGACTCCAGACGGAGAGTATCTGATTGCTTCAG GCATATATCCACCACAGGTAAAAGTTTATGAGCTAAATCAGCTTGCTTTGAAGTTTGAGAGGCATTTGGACTCGGAAATAGTTGATTTCGAG ATATTGGATGATGACTTCTCAAAGCTTGCCTTCTTATGTGCTGATCGTTCTATTAATTTACACGCCAAATACGGGAAACACCACACTTTACGAATTCCAAG GATGGGGAGAGATATGACATATGATTCCTGGTCTTGTGATCTTCTTTGCGCTGCTTCCTCACCTGATCTATATAGAATCAATTTGGAGCAG GGAAgatttctttctcctctcaGCACTCAATCCCCAGCGCTTAATGTCGTTTCTCGAAG CAACCTCCATGGATTAGTTGCTTGTGGTGGTGAGGATGGTGCTGTGGAATTTTTTGATATGAGAATGAAATCATCTGCTGCTAGAATTAACGCGGTCACACATGGTGGTGATGCTGCTGCG GAGGTTACTGCTATAGAGTTTGATGACAGTGAAGGTCTTCAAGTAGCTGTCGGGAGTAGCGCGGGAAAG GTATTCATATACGACTTGCGTACTTCAACTCCCATAAGAGTGAAGGATCACAT GTACGAGAGCccaattttgaatattaagtGGCAACGGACTCTTAATACTCAACAACCTAAGTTGATTACTACCGACAAACACATTGTTAGAATATGGGATCCAAACACG GGAGAAGGTATGACCAGCATTGAACCGACTCAAGGAGGAATAAACGACATTTGTGTGTTCCGTGGAAGCGGACTTATGCTTCTTGCTTTAGACTCTAGCCTAATCCCATCTTACTTCATACCTGAACTCGGTCCTGCCCCCAAATGGTGTTCTCCTCTTGAAAATCTAACG GAAGAGTTGGAGGAAAGTGCACAGACAACTATTTATgataattacaaatttttgGCAATGGAAGATCTGGAGAAGTTGCAGCTAACTCATTTGATTGGAACAGATCTTTTGAAAGCATCTATGCAtggatattttattaattaccATTTGTACAAAAAG GCTTTAGCAGTGATTGAACCTTTTGCATTTGATGATTACTTAGAACGTAGGAAGCAAGAGAAGTTAGAAGAGCAGCGTACGCAGAGAATCACA AAAAAGAGACGGTTGCCAAAGGTTAACCGAGACCTTGCAGCAAGGCTTCATGGGGACGAATCAGAggaggaaaataaaactgCCGAGGATGGGGAGGCCACCAAGAAAGTgctgaaaaagaagaaacccatACTTACTGACGAGCATTTCGTAGATGGTCGGTTTGGTTCGATGTTCCAAAATCCG GACTTCCAAATTGATAAGGACTCATATGAATATGGTGTCCTACACCCTGTTGCTTCTTCGAAGAAGCAACCTTCTCTGTTAGATGAACACTTTGAAGCTGTATCAGATGATGACGAGAACAGTGATTCTGATGCATCACAGCCTTCAGATGACGAGGCCGACGATGGAGACGCAACTAGGCCAAGCAAGAAAGCGAGAACTCCGAAGTTAGTGTCTTTTGACTGCATTCCAGGATCTACATTTGACACATTCTatcttgattcttttgttttctga
- the EDA7 gene encoding embryo sac development arrest 7, producing MTSYGDRLKSTSINGVKLYNVSSAPNVPTWLNPKKQRALRKNPHYMQRVELIQELKFETATTRIKATPDGEYLIASGIYPPQVKVYELNQLALKFERHLDSEIVDFEILDDDFSKLAFLCADRSINLHAKYGKHHTLRIPRMGRDMTYDSWSCDLLCAASSPDLYRINLEQGRFLSPLSTQSPALNVVSRSNLHGLVACGGEDGAVEFFDMRMKSSAARINAVTHGGDAAAEVTAIEFDDSEGLQVAVGSSAGKVFIYDLRTSTPIRVKDHMYESPILNIKWQRTLNTQQPKLITTDKHIVRIWDPNTGEGMTSIEPTQGGINDICVFRGSGLMLLALDSSLIPSYFIPELGPAPKWCSPLENLTEELEESAQTTIYDNYKFLAMEDLEKLQLTHLIGTDLLKASMHGYFINYHLYKKALAVIEPFAFDDYLERRKQEKLEEQRTQRITKKRRLPKVNRDLAARLHGDESEEENKTAEDGEATKKVLKKKKPILTDEHFVDGRFGSMFQNPVLTYSFQLFLFDLFIALFHIVSNVFLGISFWFSGLPN from the exons ATGACGTCTTATGGAGATAGACTGAAGTCGACCTCCATTAATGGAGTTAAGTTATACAATGTTTCTTCTGCTCCCAATGTTCCTACTTGGCTTAATCCTAAGAAGCAACGAGCTCTCCGCAAAAACCCTC ATTATATGCAAAGAGTGGAGCTGATTCAGGAGTTGAAGTTTGAGACTGCCACTACTAGAATCAAAGCGACTCCAGACGGAGAGTATCTGATTGCTTCAG GCATATATCCACCACAGGTAAAAGTTTATGAGCTAAATCAGCTTGCTTTGAAGTTTGAGAGGCATTTGGACTCGGAAATAGTTGATTTCGAG ATATTGGATGATGACTTCTCAAAGCTTGCCTTCTTATGTGCTGATCGTTCTATTAATTTACACGCCAAATACGGGAAACACCACACTTTACGAATTCCAAG GATGGGGAGAGATATGACATATGATTCCTGGTCTTGTGATCTTCTTTGCGCTGCTTCCTCACCTGATCTATATAGAATCAATTTGGAGCAG GGAAgatttctttctcctctcaGCACTCAATCCCCAGCGCTTAATGTCGTTTCTCGAAG CAACCTCCATGGATTAGTTGCTTGTGGTGGTGAGGATGGTGCTGTGGAATTTTTTGATATGAGAATGAAATCATCTGCTGCTAGAATTAACGCGGTCACACATGGTGGTGATGCTGCTGCG GAGGTTACTGCTATAGAGTTTGATGACAGTGAAGGTCTTCAAGTAGCTGTCGGGAGTAGCGCGGGAAAG GTATTCATATACGACTTGCGTACTTCAACTCCCATAAGAGTGAAGGATCACAT GTACGAGAGCccaattttgaatattaagtGGCAACGGACTCTTAATACTCAACAACCTAAGTTGATTACTACCGACAAACACATTGTTAGAATATGGGATCCAAACACG GGAGAAGGTATGACCAGCATTGAACCGACTCAAGGAGGAATAAACGACATTTGTGTGTTCCGTGGAAGCGGACTTATGCTTCTTGCTTTAGACTCTAGCCTAATCCCATCTTACTTCATACCTGAACTCGGTCCTGCCCCCAAATGGTGTTCTCCTCTTGAAAATCTAACG GAAGAGTTGGAGGAAAGTGCACAGACAACTATTTATgataattacaaatttttgGCAATGGAAGATCTGGAGAAGTTGCAGCTAACTCATTTGATTGGAACAGATCTTTTGAAAGCATCTATGCAtggatattttattaattaccATTTGTACAAAAAG GCTTTAGCAGTGATTGAACCTTTTGCATTTGATGATTACTTAGAACGTAGGAAGCAAGAGAAGTTAGAAGAGCAGCGTACGCAGAGAATCACA AAAAAGAGACGGTTGCCAAAGGTTAACCGAGACCTTGCAGCAAGGCTTCATGGGGACGAATCAGAggaggaaaataaaactgCCGAGGATGGGGAGGCCACCAAGAAAGTgctgaaaaagaagaaacccatACTTACTGACGAGCATTTCGTAGATGGTCGGTTTGGTTCGATGTTCCAAAATCCGGTATTAACATattcttttcaactttttttgtttgatctttttattGCTCTATTTCACATCGTATCAAACGTATTCTTGGGAATCTCCTTTTGGTTTTCAGGACTTCCAAATTGA
- a CDS encoding nucleolar essential protein-like protein (nucleolar essential protein-related; CONTAINS InterPro DOMAIN/s: Ribosomal biogenesis, methyltransferase, EMG1/NEP1 (InterPro:IPR005304); Has 1079 Blast hits to 938 proteins in 280 species: Archae - 143; Bacteria - 12; Metazoa - 353; Fungi - 181; Plants - 69; Viruses - 2; Other Eukaryotes - 319 (source: NCBI BLink).), translated as MVRPYGIKVNKRKEREERYDKEEDEVEEQPKFEQKQKARESSKKAKKESTSRAEEDNDEEEVTVEATAAAEDIVGGIPIVLNAPNKEKSGIVFVLEKASLEVAKVGKTYQLLNSDDHANFLKKNNRNPADYRPDITHQALLMILDSPVNKAGRLKAVYVRTEKGVLFEVKPHVRIPRTFKRFAGIMLQLLQKLSITAVNSREKLLRCVKNPIEEHHLPVNSHRIGFSHSSEKLVNMQKHLATVCDDDRDTVFVVGAMAHGKIDCNYIDEFVSVSEYPLSAAYCISRICEALATNWNII; from the exons ATGGTGAGGCCGTATGGGATTAAAGTGAACaagagaaaggagagagaagagaggtatgataaggaagaagatgaagtagaGGAGCAACCAAAGTTtgagcaaaaacaaaaggcaAGAGAAAGTTCGAAGAAAGCTAAAAAAGAAAGCACTTCAAGAGCAGAGGAAGATAATGACGAGGAGGAAGTAACTGTGGAAGCAACTGCAGCAGCAGAGGATATTGTGGGAGGGATACCTATTGTCCTTAATGCTCCTAACAAGGAAAAGTCTGGCATTGTATTCGTGCTTGAGAAGGCCTCTCTTGAAGTTGCCAAAGTTGGAAAG ACTTACCAGCTACTGAACTCGGATGATCATGCtaatttcttgaaaaagaATAACAGAAATCCGGCTGATTACCGACCAGACATTACTCATCAG GCGCTTCTTATGATTTTGGATAGTCCGGTTAATAAAGCTGGGAGGTTGAAAGCTGTTTATGTTAGAACAGAAAAAGGTGTCCTTTTTGAAGTTAAGCCACATGTTCGTATACCAAGAACTTTCAAACGATTTGCCGGAATCATGT TGCAACTGCTACAAAAGCTGAGCATTACTGCAGTTAACAGCCGTGAGAAGCTTCTACGGTGTGTCAAGAACCCTATCGAAGAACATCATCTACCGGTTAACTCCCACAGAAtag GCTTCTCGCATAGCTCTGAGAAACTCGTCAATATGCAGAAACACCTAGCTACTGTATGTGATGATGATAGAGACACAGTTTTTGTG GTAGGCGCAATGGCACACGGGAAAATAGACTGCAACTATATCGATGAATTTGTGTCGG TTTCAGAGTATCCATTGAGCGCAGCCTACTGTATCTCAAGAATCTGCGAGGCATTAGCAACAAATTggaatattatataa
- a CDS encoding Calcium-dependent phosphotriesterase superfamily protein (Calcium-dependent phosphotriesterase superfamily protein; FUNCTIONS IN: strictosidine synthase activity; INVOLVED IN: alkaloid biosynthetic process, biosynthetic process; LOCATED IN: endoplasmic reticulum; EXPRESSED IN: 9 plant structures; EXPRESSED DURING: 4 anthesis, petal differentiation and expansion stage; CONTAINS InterPro DOMAIN/s: Strictosidine synthase (InterPro:IPR004141), Strictosidine synthase, conserved region (InterPro:IPR018119), Six-bladed beta-propeller, TolB-like (InterPro:IPR011042); BEST Arabidopsis thaliana protein match is: Calcium-dependent phosphotriesterase superfamily protein (TAIR:AT3G57020.1); Has 984 Blast hits to 970 proteins in 187 species: Archae - 1; Bacteria - 187; Metazoa - 221; Fungi - 0; Plants - 480; Viruses - 0; Other Eukaryotes - 95 (source: NCBI BLink).), with amino-acid sequence MPISRRVLTPITAAPVILAVLCFFFWSSIIGPDNLKGTKHVLQDAKTIPLPVDGPESLEFDPQGEGPYVGVTDGRILKWRGEELGWVDFAYTSPHRDNCSSHEVVPSCGRPLGLSFERKTGDLYICDGYFGVMKVGPEGGLAELVVDEAEGRKVMFANQGDIDEEEDIFYFNDSSDTYHFRDVFYVSLSGTKVGRVIRYDMKKKEAKVIMDKLRLPNGLALSKNGSFVVTCESSTNICHRIWVKGPKSGTNEVFATLPGSPDNIRRTPTGDFWVALHCKKNLFTRAVLIHTWVGRFFMNTMKMETVIHFMNGGKPHGIVVKLSGETGEILEILEDSEGKTVKYVSEAYETKDGKLWIGSVYWPAVWVLDTSVYDSI; translated from the exons atgccGATTAGCCGGAGAGTTCTGACGCCGATCACCGCCGCTCCGGTTATCTTAGCCGtcctttgcttcttcttttggtcaTCAATCATCGGGCCGGACAATTTAAAGGGCACGAAACACGTCCTTCAAGATGCTAAGACCATTCCTCTTCCCGTCGATGGACCAGAGAGCCTAGAGTTCGATCCACAAGGTGAAGGCCCTTACGTTGGCGTCACCGACGGTCGCATTCTCAAATGGCGCGGTGAAGAACTCGGCTGGGTCGATTTCGCCTACACTTCTCCTCACAG AGATAACTGTTCGAGTCATGAGGTAGTACCAAGTTGTGGGAGACCATTGGGACTTAGCTTCGAGAGGAAAACAGGAGATTTGTACATATGTGATGGTTACTTTGGGGTCATGAAGGTCGGACCAGAGGGAGGCCTGGCCGAGTTAGTTGTTGATGAAGCCGAAGGTCGTAAAGTTATGTTTGCCAACCAAGGGGATATAGACGAAGAGGAAGATATTTTCTACTTCAATGATAGCAGCGATACATACCATTTCAG GGACGTATTTTACGTGTCTTTGTCCGGGACAAAGGTTGGAAGAGTAATTAGATAcgatatgaagaagaaagaggccAAAGTTATTATGGACAAACTTCGTTTACCAAATGGTCTAGCTCTAAGCAAAAACGGTTCGTTTGTAGTCACATGCGAGAGTAGTACGAACATTTGCCATAGAATATGGGTCAAAGGTCCCAAATCCGGAACCAACGAGGTTTTCGCAACGCTCCCTGGTTCCCCGGACAATATCCGGCGTACGCCAACAGGCGATTTCTGGGTCGCATTACATTGCAAAAAGAATTTGTTCACACGTGCAGTTTTGATTCACACTTGGGTCGGAAGGTTTTTCATGAACACGATGAAGATGGAGACTGTAATTCATTTCATGAACGGAGGAAAACCTCATGGAATTGTCGTGAAACTCTCTGGAGAGACAGGAGAGATTCTTGAGATACTTGAGGACAGTGAAGGGAAGACGGTGAAATATGTTAGTGAGGCTTATGAGACAAAAGATGGAAAGTTATGGATCGGATCTGTGTATTGGCCGGCCGTTTGGGTTCTTGATACATCGGTTTATGATTCCATATGA
- a CDS encoding Calcium-dependent phosphotriesterase superfamily protein (Calcium-dependent phosphotriesterase superfamily protein; FUNCTIONS IN: strictosidine synthase activity; INVOLVED IN: alkaloid biosynthetic process, biosynthetic process; LOCATED IN: endoplasmic reticulum, vacuole; EXPRESSED IN: 20 plant structures; EXPRESSED DURING: 10 growth stages; CONTAINS InterPro DOMAIN/s: Strictosidine synthase, conserved region (InterPro:IPR018119), Strictosidine synthase (InterPro:IPR004141), Six-bladed beta-propeller, TolB-like (InterPro:IPR011042); BEST Arabidopsis thaliana protein match is: Calcium-dependent phosphotriesterase superfamily protein (TAIR:AT3G57010.1); Has 35333 Blast hits to 34131 proteins in 2444 species: Archae - 798; Bacteria - 22429; Metazoa - 974; Fungi - 991; Plants - 531; Viruses - 0; Other Eukaryotes - 9610 (source: NCBI BLink).), which translates to MPINQKIPTWFAVPAVFAVLSVISYQTLIVPENLEGAKNVLTMAKTIPIPVAGPESIEFDPKGEGPYAAVVDGRILKWRGDDLGWVDFAYTSPHRPLGLTFEKKTGDLYICDGYLGLMKVGPEGGLAELIVDEAEGRKVMFANQGDIDEEEDVFYFNDSSDKYHFRDVFFVAVSGERSGRVIRYDKKTKEAKVIMDNLVCNNGLALNKDRSFLITCESGTSLVHRYWIKGPKAGTRDIFAKVPGYPDNIRLTSTGDFWIGLHCKKNLIGRLIVKYKWLGKLVEKTMKLEYVIAFINGFKPHGVAVKISGETGEVLELLEDKEGKTMKYVSEAYERDDGKLWFGSVYWPAVWVLDRK; encoded by the exons ATGCCCATTAATCAGAAAATTCCGACTTGGTTTGCCGTTCCGGCTGTTTTTGCTGTCTTGTCCGTAATCTCGTATCAAACCTTAATTGTGCCGGAAAATTTAGAGGGCGCCAAAAATGTATTGACAATGGCTAAGACCATACCAATTCCTGTCGCTGGACCGGAGAGCATTGAGTTTGACCCAAAAGGAGAAGGTCCTTATGCTGCGGTCGTGGACGGCCGTATTCTCAAGTGGCGCGGCGATGATCTCGGCTGGGTTGATTTTGCCTACACATCTCCTCACag GCCATTAGGACTTACTTTCGAGAAGAAAACGGGAGATTTGTACATATGTGATGGTTACTTGGGGCTCATGAAAGTTGGACCAGAGGGAGGCTTGGCCGAGTTAATTGTTGATGAAGCCGAAGGTCGTAAAGTTATGTTTGCTAACCAAGGGGATATagacgaagaggaagatgTCTTTTACTTCAATGATAGTAGTGACAAGTATCATTTCAG GGACGTATTTTTCGTGGCTGTCAGTGGGGAGCGGTCGGGAAGAGTGATCAGATACGATAAGAAGACGAAAGAAGCCAAAGTTATCATGGACAATCTCGTTTGTAACAACGGTTTGGCTCTAAACAAAGACCGGTCTTTTCTAATTACATGCGAGTCCGGCACAAGTCTTGTCCACCGATACTGGATTAAAGGTCCCAAAGCCGGGACTCGTGATATCTTTGCGAAGGTCCCAGGTTACCCTGACAACATCCGGCTGACATCAACTGGAGACTTTTGGATTGGTTTACACTGCAAGAAAAATCTGATAGGGAGATTGATTGTGAAGTACAAATGGCTTGGGAAATTGGTAGAAAAGACAATGAAACTGGAGTACGTGATTGCTTTTATTAACGGATTTAAACCGCACGGAGTCGCCGTGAAAATCTCCGGCGAGACGGGAGAGGTACTTGAGTTACTTGAGGACAAAGAAGGAAAGACAATGAAGTATGTAAGCGAGGCTTATGAAAGAGATGATGGAAAGTTGTGGTTTGGGTCTGTTTACTGGCCAGCCGTTTGGGTTCTTGATCGCAAATGA